The region GTCGATAGCCATCTGCTTGCCGGGCATGGCGTCCAGGGTGAAACGGGCTGACACTTCGGCGATCCGCCCCGAACCCTTGGTGATGACCATGAAGTTCACCAGCACCAGGATCATGAAGACGATGACCCCGATGATGAAGTTGCCGCTCATCATCAGGTTGCCGAAGGCTTCGATGATGTGACCGGCGCCGTGGGCGCCTTCGTGACCATGGCTGAGGATCAGGCGCGTCGAGGCGATGTTCAGGCCCAGCCGGAACAGGGTCGCCACCAGCAGCACGGTCGGGAAGGAGCTGAATTCCAGCGGCCGCTTGATCAGCAGCGCGGTCATCAGGATCAGGACCGAACTGGTCACCGACAGGGATAGAAGCAGGTCCAGCAGTATCGGCGGGACCGGCAGGATCAGCAGGACGATGATCGCGGCGATGCCGACGGCCAGCCCGACCTCGCCGCGCACCAGCCAGCCGATGATGTCGCGCGGCTTGAAGGCGTTCGGGTTTGCGTTGAGGCCGATGTCGGTCATGAACTGCTCACACGCTCAGATTCCCAGGTCCCGCCCAAGCAAAAAGCGAGGGCGGGAAGGGATCAGGCCGCGTTTCCGACGCCCGCCTGGGGCGCCGGCACCTCGACGCCCGCTTCGGAATATTCCTTCAGCTTGTTGCGCAGGGTGCGGATGGAGATGCCGAGGATGTTGGCGGCGTGCGTGCGGTTGCCCAGGCAGTGCTGCAGGGTGTCGAGGATCAGCTGCTGCTCGACCTCCGAAACCGTCTGGCCCACGAAGGAGCGCTGGACCGCCTCGGCGGCGATGGAGGCGGTGCGGGCGACGCCGCTATCGCCAGCGCCGGCGCCGGCGGACATGGGCTGGCCGTCCGGCAGGCGGATGGCGAATTCACCGATCTCGTCGCCGGTCGCCAGCAGCACCGCGCGGTGCATGGCGTTCTCCAGCTCGCGCACGTTGCCCGGCCAGCGGTGGCCGGTCAGGCGGCGCTTGGCTTCGGCCGACAGCGGGCGCTCGGGCATGCCGTTGGCGGCGGCGTACTTCTTCACGAAGTGATCGCACAGGGCCAGGATGTCGCCCGGTCGCTCGCGCAGGGCGGGCAGGCGCAGGTTCACGACGTTCAGGCGGTACAGAAGGTCTTCGCGGAAGGTCCCGTCCTTTACGGCCTGGGCCAGGTCGCGGTTGGACGTAGCCAGGATGCGGATGTCCACCTTCACCGGCTTGGAGCCACCGACGCGGTCGATCTCGCGTTCCTGGATGGCGCGCAGCAGCTTGGCCTGCAGGCGCGCGTCCATCTCGCTGATTTCGTCCAGCAGCAGGGTGCCGCCGTCGGCTTCCTCGAACTTGCCGATGCGGCGGGCCAGAGCGCCGGTGAAGGCGCCCTTCTCGTGGCCGAACAGCTCGCTTTCCAGCAGATTCTCGGGGATGGCGGCGCAGTTGACGCTGATGAAGGGCTTCTGGGCGCGACGCGATTTGGTGTGGACGTAGCGGGCCATCACCTCCTTGCCCGAGCCGCTTTCGCCGGTGATCAGGATCGAGGCGTCGGACGGCGCCACCTGATCGCACAGGGCGATGACTTCGCGCATGGACGGGTCGGCGGCGATCATCGGCCGCTCATCGTCGCTGACGGCGGCCAGGACCGCGGCGATCAGCTCGGCTTCAGGCGGGAGCGGGATGAACTCCTTGGCCCCGGCGCGGATGGCTTCGGCGGCCCGGCGCGGATCGGCGCCGACCCCGCAGGCCACCACGGGCACCCGGATGCGCTCGGCTTCGTTGGCGGCGATCAGGCCCGCGATGTCGAGCTCGTAATCGACCATCAGCAGGTCCGCGCCCTGGCCCGATCGCAGGGCCTGGGTGCAGGCGGCCGTGGTCTCCACGTGAGAGACCTTGGCCCCTTCGTTCATCGCCATCTTCACGGCGAGGGAGAGCTGCCCGTTCAGTCGTCCGACCACCAGAAGCCGCATGTTCCTATCTCCTCTTCGACAGCGCGCCCCCTAGGCGTTGCTGTCGCCGTCCTTGATGATTTCGGTCATGGTCACGCCCAGGCGTTCGTCGACGACGACGACCTCGCCGCGGGCCACCAGGCGGTTGTTCACATAGATGTCGATGGCCTCGCCGACCTTGCGGTCCAGCTCCAGCACGCTGCCCTGATTGAGCTTGAGCAACTGCGCCACCGACATGTGGGCCTTGCCCAGCACGGCCGAGATGCTGACCGGCACGTCGAAGACCGGCGCCAGATCGGACGCGATCTTGTCGTCGTACTCGATGGGCATGTCGGTCGCGAGGGTCTCCTCGGGGCCGAATTCGTCGAGCGTGAGGTTCGGTTCATCGACCATGGGATCAGCCTTCCGAGTGGGCGGCGGTCAAGGGTTCGGCGTGAAGACCCTCGGCCGCGAGAGCGGCGTTGAGAGCTTCGGCGATACGGGCGGCGGTGGCGGGCGGATCGAACGAGGCGCGGCCGTCGGCCCAGTCCAGCATGAAGGCGGCGCGCGGCAGGTTGGGGTCGGCCTTGGCCAGGATCTGGCCCGAGAAGCCAGCGGCCTGAGCCGCGTTCTCCAGGGCGGCTGTCATCCGCTCCAGCAGTTCTTCCGGCACGCGCAGGATCAGGCGGGGCTGCTGCTCCAACTCCCGGGCCAGGGAATCGTAGGCGGCGGCCAGAGCCGCCTCCGGGAACATCTCGAGCGCGGCGTCGGCGATCTTGCGGCCACAGGCCAGGGCCAGGGCGGCCGAGCCGGCGCGGTGGTCGTGCGCCACCTGGGTCAGGGTCGCCAGGGCCGCGCGGGCGGCGTCGGCGGCGCCGCGCAGGGCGATGGCGGCGGCCTCCTCCGCCCGGGCCACGGCCGAGCGTTCGCCTTCCGCGAAGGCGGCGGCGCGGATCTCGGCCACTTCTTCCTCGGTATAGAGCTTGGGCTTGGGCGGCGAGTAGGCGACCGCGCCGACGCTGTCGAAGACCGTGTCGAAGGCGAATTTGCGATGGACGGGCTGAGGGCTGGTCATGTCAGTAGATCAGCTCGTCTTCGCCGCCCTGGCCGGCCAGCATGATCTCGCCCTTGGCGGCGAGGTCCTTGGCGACCTGGACCATGGCGACCTGCGCCTGGTCCACGTCGCGCAGGCGGACGGGGCCCATGGTCTCCATGTCTTCGCGCATGATCTTGGCGGCGCGTTCCGACATGTTTGAGAAGAACATCTCGCGCAGGCCGTCCGAAGCGCCCTTGAGGGCCAGGGCCAGCTGGTCCTTGTCCACCGCGCGCAACAGGGTCTGGACGCCGCCGGGATCGAGCTTGCTCAGGTCCTCGAAGACGAACATCAGGGCGCGGATGCGCTCGGCGCTGTCGCGGTTGCGCTCTTCCAAGGCGGCGATGAAGCGCGCCTCGGTCTGGCGGTCGAAGTTGTTGAAGATCTCGGCCATCATCTCGTGGCTGTCGCGCTTGGACGTGCGCGCCAGGTTCGACATGAATTCGGTGCGAAGAGTCTGCTCGATCTTGTCGAGGATCTCACGCTGGACGGGCTCCATCCGCAGCATGCGGGTGACGCATTCCAGGGCGAAGTCTTCCGGCAGCGAGGCCAGGACGCGGGCGGCGTGATCGCTTTTGACCTTGGACAGCACCACGGCCACGGTCTGCGGGTATTCGTTCTTCAGGTAGTTGGCCAGAACGCCTTCGTTCACGTTGCCCAGCTTGTCCCACATGGTTCGACCCGCGGGACCGCGGATTTCCTCCATCAGGGCCTCGACCTTCTCCACGGGCATAAAGGAGGACAGCAGGCGCTGGGTCTGTTCGTAGGAGCCCATGATCGCGCCGGTCGAGCTCATGCCCGATACGAATTCGACCAGCAGCTCTTCGACCACGGAGGCCGAGACGGTGCCCAGGGTCGCCATGGCCTGGGAGACTTCCTTGATCTCCTCGTCGTCCAGGGCTTCCCAGATGGCCGTGTGCTCTTCGCCCAGGGCCAGTAGAACGATGGCGGCCTTTTCCGGGCCAGCCAGCTTCTTGATGTCGTCGATCGCCTTGAGCTTGGCCATCAGGTCGTCTCGTGCAGCCAGCTACGGAGGATCGCGACGGACTCTTCCGGGTGCTTCTCGACGAATTCGGAGACGCGCTTGATGGACGAAGCCTTCACCTGGCCTTCGATCTTGGCGATGTCGATGCGCTGGTCGAAGTCCGATTGCGGCGCCGGCAGGGCCAGGGAGTCGTCCTCGGCCGGGACCTGAACCATCTGGGTTCCGCCGTCGGGCAGGGTGACCAGGCGGGTGACCATGGGCGTGGAGCCGTCGGCGGCGATGGCGGCCAGTTGCTGAGCCGGCGACAAGGTCTTGGGCTTCATCATCGGGCGGATCACGAAGAAGATGATCAGCGCGGCGACCAGGGCCAGCACGCCAAGTTCGACGGCCCGCATGATGTCGTTCTTGTCGAAGCCGGCCAGGGGCGTAGCGGCGCTGACGCCTTCGCCGGGGTCACGAGCGAAGCGGACGTTGACGACGTTCATCTGGTCGCCGCGGGTCTGATCGTAGCCTACGGCGGCGCGGACCAGTTCCTGGATGCGCTGCATCTCCTCGGCGCTGCGCGGGGTATAGGCGCCCGGCTCGCCGTTGGGGCCGGCCGGTGCGGTGACGCCATCAACGGCCACGGCCACCGAGATCTTGCGCAGCTGGCCGGGTTCGATCACCTCGGTGCGGAGGGTCTTGGAGATTTCGTAGTTGGTGACACTGTCGCCGCTGCGCGAATTGGAGCCCAGGGCCTGGAAGCCATTGGCGGCGGGGGCGCCGGGGATGTTGGCGGCGGCGGTCGCGCCGACGGTCTCGTCCTCGCGGCGCTCTTCGGCGGTCTGTTCGTTGGTGCTTTCCGAGCGGATGACCTGGCCTTCGGGGTCGAAGCGCTCTTCCTGCAGGGTGACACGGTTCAGGTTCAGGTCGGCGGAGACGTTGACGCGGACCTTGCCCTCGCCGACCACGCCCTCGACCATCTCCTTGACCGTCTTGGCGATGCGGGCCTCGACCTCGGACTTGCGATCGTCGGCGAGCTTGCCGCCCAGGCCGCCGTCGCCGCCCTCGGACAGGGTTTTGCCGTGCTGATCGATGACGGTGACCGCGTCGGCCTGCAGGTTCGGGACCGCGCCGGCCACCAGATTCTGCACCGCGCGCACCATGTCGGCGGACGGGCCGCGCGCGCCGACGCCGATGGTGACGGCGGCCGACGGCTTTTCGGCGTCTTCCTCGAACAGCTGGCGCTTGGGCAGGTTCAGGTGGACGCGGACGGAGCTGACGCCGTCCAGGGCGCGGATCGTGCGAGCCAGTTCGCCTTCCATGGCGCGCTGGCGATTCAATTGCTGGACGAAATCGGTCTGGCCCAGGACGTTGGTGGAGTCGAAAATCTCGTAGCCGATGGAGCCGGCGGTCACGAGGCCCTTGCCCGCCACCAGCAGGCGGGTCGAGGCGACCTCGTCGCGGGGGACCATGATGGTCGAGCCGTCGCCCTTGACCGAATATTTGACGCCGGCCTGATCGAGGGCCTGGGTGACCGAGGCGGCTTCAGCCAGGTCAAGATTGGAATAGAGCAGGGCTTCGGGCTGGCGGCCCATCATCAGCACGATGGCGATGAGCGCGGCGGTGACGCCGGCGCCGACACCGATGAGCGCAGCAAGACGGCCGATGCCGAACTTCTGCAGGGCGCTCATAAACTTTTCCACGCGCGCCGACCCCCTTGGTCAGGAAAGCCGCAACCCCTGCGTCTTTCCGCTAGGCAGGATTTACCCAGTGCAGGGTAAACGAGTGGTTAATTTCCCAGTGGCGGTTCCTTAACGCGAAGCGGCCGCGCCCCTTGTGGGGACGCGGCCGCGGCGCCGTTCAGCCCTGTTAAGGGATGACTAGCGGTACTGTTGCAGCCGCGTCGTGCGCAGGCCGGCGAGGCCATGGCGTTCGATCGACTTTTGCCAACCGGCGAACTCTTCGCTGGTGAGGCGATAGCGCTCGCAGGCGTCCTCGAGCGACAGAAGACCGCCGCGGACAGCCGCAACCACTTCCGCCTTACGGCGGATCACCCAGCGCTCGGTCGCAGCCGGCGGCAGGTCCGACAGCGTCAGAGGCGCGCCGGTGGGACCGATCACGTACTTTTCGCCGCGGCTGTTGATGCGTTGCTCTTGCAGCATCGTTCCTACGCCCTTCTCAACATCACAATCGAGAACGGACCATACGGGCTGGGCGATAACAGCGACTTAATTCCGATAGTAAAAATTCCACTAATGCGCTGCACAGCTTTTATGTTCTCTACTGTGTCGAGGTGATACACTCTGATTAAACTCCGTTAAAAAGAGTAATTACCTCTTAATGTTTAGGAGTTGCTCAAGCATCTCATCGGCAGTGGTGATGATCTTCGACGCTGCGGAGTAGGCGCGTTGCGTGGTGATCAAGCCCGTGAACTCAGTGGAGAGGTCCACGGTCGACGCTTCCAGAGTGGAGGGATCGATCTCACCAGCGCCGCCGGCCCCTGGAGCCTTCAGGGTGTAGGTGCCGCTCTCCTGCGATACCTGATAGGCGTTGCCATTCATCGAGATCAGAGCGTCTGGATTCGAAAAGGTTGCGATGGCGACCTGGGCGAGGCGGCGGATGGTGCCGTTCTCGTAGATGGCGGTGACGTAGCCCTGCTTGTCGATCTGCACGTCAGCCAGAACGCCAAAGGGCGTGCCGTTGGCCGAAATGTTCTGAGCTTCGGAAAGGCTGGAGAACTGGGTCAGGCCGCCGGGGGCCGTAAACAGGTCGATCTGGATGTCCTGAGCCGAAATGCCCAGGTTGGTGCGCCAGGTGGGGGCGCCTGGGCCAGCGGTGTCGGAGGACGCGCCGATGGAAATGGTCGGCGCCGCCGGGGCGGCCGGGAAGAGGCCGTCAAGCGATCCATCGCCGACCTGGATCGTACCGTCGGGATTGAACGTTATTGTACCGGCGGCGATCTTGCCGACGTTGGCGTCCCCATCGTCGATCACTGAAGGGTCGCCATAGACTTCAACAACCCACTCGTTTGGGTTGCCGGTCCGCATGAAGCCCATCGTGATGTTGCGCTGGCTTCCCTGGGAGTCCGATACCGGGATGTTGATCTCGAAGTCGGGCTCCAAGCCGCTGGCCCCGTTGGTGGCCTTCCACTCCGCCATCTGATTGCGAAGGGTGTCGTCATAGAATTCCGTGTAGACCCCGTCGCCGTCGGGATCCTCGCCCCACGTGGCGACCTCTTGCTGATTGCTCAGGTTGGCGCTGATGGCGACGCGGGTCGTTGCTTCGGCGGTGCCGCCGGTGCCCGAGACGTTGATAGTGCTCAGCTGGCTGAGGTCCGATGGGTCGGTGACGATCTCGCCGGTCAGGTTGTCGGCGATCCATCCTTGCAAATAGAGGCCGGCGTCGTTTCGCAGGTAGCCCAAATCGTCGATCACAAAGGCGCCGGCGCGGGTGAACAGACGCTGGTCGGTAGGCAGGTTGCCCTCAGACTTGGACGTGGTGACGAAGAACCCGCTGCCGCTGATCGCCAAATCCAGGTTGGAGGAGGTCCCCATGTGGTTCCCCTCCTGGCGCACGTACTTGTGTGTGATCGCCTTTAGGCCGCCGGCCGAATAGGTCGAGGCCTTGGAGTTGGAGGTCACCAGCGACGAGAAGTTCGCGGTGGTCCGCTTGTAGCCAACGGTGTTGACGTTCGCGATGTTGTCCGAGATCGCGGCGAGGGCCGACGAATTCGCAACCAGGCCGGAAACGCCGGCGAGCATGGCGCTGTTGATGCTCATCTCAATGGTCCTTCAGGATGACTTTGGTCTTCCAGCGCTGTTTGCGGTTGCGGCTCGGCCGCGACGGCGCCGTTCTGGCGCCCGTGTTGATGAATGGGGTTAGGTGGTCGCGTCGTCGTCAGCCGGCGGCTTCGGATTGGTGACCCCGATGACGGAGCTCAGCGGGATCTTGAGCCCGTTGATGGTGAGGACAGACTGGCCGCCTTCAATGGCGACGGAGGTCGCCACGCCGGTCAGGTCAGTGGAGGTTTCTACGGCGCCGCCGGTGGCGCTCGTGGCCTTCACCCGAATGGTGTAGGCGGCGCCCTTCTTGGCGTAAGTCTTGGTGCCGTCGTCGGCCACGCTCAGCACGCCGTCCCAGGTGTAGCTGTGCGAGCCCTTCTTGTTCGCCGCAGCGCCTTCCGGCTCGATGGTCTTCACGATGTTGCCGGCCGAATTGACGATCTCGAGCTTGGTGTACTTGGCGTCGCCCGCCAGGTCGTAGCTCCAGGTCGCCTTGCCGTCGTCGCCAATCTTCTGAGTGGCGTTCTCGGCGATCACCGTCTTGCCCAGGAGGCTGGCCGACTCGTTGAGGCCGCCGTCGTTCATGCCAACCAGGGCGGTGAGCAGGTCGTTGGTCATCAGCTGCTGCTCGACGCCGACCATCTGCACGGTCTGGGTGACGAACTGCGTGGAATCGACCGGCGCCAGCGGGTCCTGGTTCTTCAACTGGGTGGTCAACAGGGCCAGGAACGTTTCCTGGCTGCTCGCAAGGGTGTTGCGGGAATTCTGCTGGCGGCCGGCGATCGTGGAGCCTGAAACGGCGTCAACCATGGTGGTTTCCTAGATCCGGACGTCGACGCCGCTGGCGCGGGAAGCGCGCCAGTCGAGGGCCGAATTGGTGATGGGGGGCTCGTCGTCGGCGTTCAGGGCCGCCTGGAAGGCGCGGCCGTTCCAGCCGGTCTGACGATCGTCGCCGAAGGTCTGCTGCTGGGCCCAGGCATTGGAGCTTCCGCCCTGGTCAGCGAGGTCGAAGGTGAGAGCTTCCTGGGCCAGGTCGAAACCGGCTTTCTCCAGGGCTTCCCTCAGCTCGCTGGAGCGCGCCCGAAGCTCGGACGCCGCCTGCGGCTTTTCAAAGGACATGGCCGCGGTGACGCGACCGTCGCGGTCGATCTCCAGCTTTACATTCACCTTGCCCAGGTCGACCGGGTCCAGGGCGATGTCGAAGCGGGTGATCTTGTTCTCCAGCTTCTTGGCGATCTGGGCCGAAAGCTGAGCCACGGTCTCGGGCGACCCGCGCACGGCGGCGGCCTCGATACGGGCGGTCTCGCTCGTGGTCGTCGAAGCGGCGGCGCTGGTCGTGCCCGTGGCGGTGTCCGCGCTGGCGGGCTCCATAGGGTCGAGCGCTTCGGCGACGGCGAGCTCGCCCTGGGACTGCGGCGCCGAGCTGGGGTCGGCGGTGATGGCGAAGGGATCCTGCTGGGCAGCAGGAGCGCCCTTCGCGGCGCCGGCGGCTTTGGCGGCCATGGGGGCGCTGTCCCGAACCGCGCCGGCGGTTTGTGTGTTCTCGGTGTCGAAGCGGCGGCTGCGCAGGCTTTCACCCGCTTGAGGGGCGGCGGGCGCACGCGGCGCAGCCGAGGCGACGGCGGCCTGCTGGGCCACGGCGGTGGGTTGGCTGGCCGTTGCGGTGGCGACATCCTCGCTCGCCGACGCCTGCGTGGCGACGGGCTGAGCGACGGGTTCCGCCGCATCGACGATGTCCGGCTGGGCGACTTGAGCCGAAGGCGTCGCCGTCTTGGCGACGGGCTTGGCGTCCTTGGCTGGCTCCAGCGCGGTTTCCGACGCCGGCGCGGCGGCTTCACGACGGCCAAGGATGGTGACGGAGGCGTCGGCCGCCTCGCCGGTAGGCGCTTCGGGCGATGACGCCGCATCGACTTGTGTCTGTGGGTGCGAAGAGGCGGCGGTCTTGTGAGCCGCCGCCTGAGCGGAGGCGGCGACGGCCTTCGCCGTTTGGTCCGTGTCGGCCGGCGTCGCTGCTTTCTGAGCAGGAGCAGGAGCAGCGGCCGCGTTGGCGTTGGCGGCCGTCGAGGGCGCCGAGACTTGAGCTGTGTCCTCGGTCGAAGCGGCGCCCTGGGGCGCGGCGGCGACGGTTTCTTCTGCTACGGCCTCGCCCACCGTTTTGGCGACGGAGGTTTCAGGAAGCTCTTCGGCGACCGGAGGGGCGCCCAAAATGGTCGGGGCCGCCGCATCCACAAGCGCGGCGTCGACTGGCGTCTGCGCCTGAACGGTGGTGGTCAGTTGCGGCGCCAGCAGCGCGCCCATCATGACCGCCGCCGCATCGGTCTGGGAGCCCAGCAGTTCGGCGCCCGCATCCTCCGCGAGGACTGGCGTCTTGCCGTCGGCCGAAGCGCCTTCGCCATCCATCCCGCCAGCTGCGGTTCCGACCTGCGCCATCAGGGCCAGCAAAAGATCGAAGCCCGCGCCGGCGGACGTCGCCTGGCCGCCGCCCTGGGGGGCTGCGGTCGCGGCGCCGGCGGCGGCTGCGGAAACGGCTTCTGTCATCGGCTTTACGGGCCTCGGTTCCTGCGGCGCGCGGTGCGCCGGTTCTTCGGGACCTGCTCAGCAAGGGCCGGGCCAAGTTCTCAGTGTGCTGTCTTGTATTTGAAATAAAAGGAGAAATTCGCTTTCCCGTTGGCGCTCGTCGCACGGGATCGGCCTTTTTTGCCGAGGGAGATCCGCGATTTCAGCCGCGGCTCGGCGAGCTCTGCCGACATGGTTAATCAACTGGCGCCGCTTTTGCGTGGAGGCGTGCGCGGTCGATGCTCGGCTGCGGATAAGATGTTGGAAAACAACAGGATGCTGAAAGAGCGCGCCCGTATCGTCCTTCCGCCCCGGCAGTTTTCGCCGTGTGCGGAGCGCTGCGCGCCCGGTCAGGAGCGCTAGGCCATGTCGCTGAATACGGTTCTGTCGGCGGCGACTTCGGGCCTGATGGCGGCCCAGACCGGCCTTCGGGTGGTTTCCGACAACGTCGCCAACATCAATACTCCTGGCTACACCCGAAAGGTCGTCACCCAGGAGAACCGCATCTCCGCGGGCATGGGGATCGGGGTCGATGTCACGGCGGTCAAGCGCGTGGCCGATCGCTTCCTGCAGGCCGCCAGCCTGAGGGCGACCGCCGACGCGGCCAGCGCCTCCGTCGCAGCCGACACTCTAGATACGGCGCAGGCGCTGTTCGGAGATCCGAGCTCGCCGACCTCGTTCTTCGCCCAACTCGACGACATCTTCTCGGCCTTTTCGGCGGCGGCGGACGATCCGTCCTCGGCCCTTCGCCGCTCCAGCGCCATCTCGGCCATGGAGGACTTCCTGGGCGAAGCCGGCCGGATCGGCGCGTCGCTGGCCAATCTGGGCAAGACCACGGACTCGCGCATCGCGGCGAACGTGGACCGGGTGAACGATCTGCTCAAGGAGATCGACAGTCTCAACCGCGACATCCAGTCGGTGAAGATGACCGGTGGTGACTCCACCGGCTCTGAGAACGTTCAGAGCAAGCTGGTCGATGAGCTGGCGAGCCTGATGAACATCAAGGTCTCGCCGCGTGACAACGGCGGCGTCGATGTACGCACCACCGAAGGCGTGGTGCTGGCCGGCTCGGTCCTGGCCAAGCTGAGCTACCACCGCTCCGACAGCGGCAATAGCTACATCACCAGCGAGACGGTGGGGGTGCCGAACTCAAGCACCCGCTTCACCCTGACCGGTGGCGAGATCCACGGCCTGCTCAGCCTGCGCAATGTCGAGCTGGGCGGCTTGAGCGACCAACTGGGCGAAATGGTTTCGCGCGCGGCCGAGCAGATCAACAATGCTTCGAACGCTTCTGCGGCGGTGCCGCCTCCAGCGACCCTGACGGGCAAGAATACGGGCTTCGGCGCTGATATCAACAGCGCCATGGCGGGCTTCACCGGGATCACAAACGTCGCGATCACGGACGCGAACGGCGTGATCCAGCGCCAGGTTCAGATCGACTTCGACAACGACACCATGACCATCGATGGCGGCGCCGTGGTCGGCTTCACCGATGCCAGCTTCGCGGCTGACCTTGACGGCGCCTTGGCGGGGTTCGGGACGGCGAGCTTCGCCGGGGGCAAGATGACCATCGCGGCGACGAACCCCGGCGACGGTGTGGCTCTCGTGGATGACGCGATCAACCCGTCGAACAAGATCGGTCGCGGCTTCAGCGCCTTCTTCGGGCTGAACGACCTGATCCGCGCGGACGGGATGGCCAGCTACGAGACGGGCCTGACGGGCACAAGCGACCATGGGTTTACGGCGGGTGAGCAACTGACCTTCCGCCTGACCGACGAAAACAACCAACTGATCCGCGACGTGACGGTCACGGTCCCCGCCGGCGGGACGATGGACGACCTTCTGACCGAAATGAACGCCCAGGGCACGGGCCTGGGCGGGCAGGGGGCCTTCACGCTGAACCAGTATGGCGAGATCGTCTTCACCCCCAAGCAGAGCGGGGTCACGCTCTCGGTAATCTCAGACGCGACGCAGCGCGGGCCTGGCGGTCCGACCATGAGCCAGTTCTTCGGCCTTGGCGCAGCGGAGCGAGGCAATCGCGGAACCCGCTATTTCGTGGATCCGGCGATCGTGAAGGACCCGGCGCGTCTGCCCTTCGCTCAACTCAACCTCGCCGCCGCGGCGGGTGAATCCTCGCTGGTGATCGGCGATGGCCGTGGCGCTTTGCTGCTGGCCAAGGCCGGCGACGCGGCGGGGCATTTCTCGGCGGCGGGGGGCATGGGCTCCACCACCGGCAGCCTCAGCGCGTTCTTCTCCGAGGTGAGCGGCTCCATCGCCCGTAAGGCCGACACCGCCGCATCGCGTCAAACGTCGGCCGAGTCCGTCAAGCTCGAAGCTGACGCCCGTCGTCAGTCCGTCGAGGGCGTGAACCTTGATGAAGAGCTGATCAGCATGACCACCTACCAGCAGGCCTACAACGCTTCCTCCCGCCTGATCCAGGCGGCCAAGGAGATGATGGACCAGCTGATCAACCTGGTGAACTAGCCATGACCCGCATCTCCACCGCCGGCAATTACAGCTCGATGCTGACCAACCTGTCCCGCGCGCAAGTCGAGCAGGCCAAGTGGGGCGACCAGATCTCCACCAAGCAGGTCGCCACCGACCTCAAGGGCTTCGCCAAGAACGCCGAGTACATCACTGCGCTCAAGAACGTGCAGAGCAAGGTCGGGTCGTTCCTGGAGCAGAACACCCTCATCACCGACAAGCTGTCGATGCAGGACGTGGCGCTCAGCCGGGCGGCCGACACGGCGCAGAACATCCGCACCTCGGTGACCGAGGCCATCGCCGCCGGCAACGCCGACACCATGATGGAGCAACTGCAGAGCTACTTCGCTGACGCCGTTTCCGCGCTGAACACCCAACATCAGGGCCAGTTCCTGTTCGCGGGCGGCAAGATCGACACTCAGCCGGTCGTCGCCTCCAGCCTGGAAGACCTGACGCCGCCGCTGCCGGCGACGCCTGCGGAACTGGCCGATCAGATCACCGCCCAGTTCACCAACGACAAGTTCACAGCCTCCATCCGCCTCAATGAGACGGCGACCATCAACCCGTCCTTCCATGCCGACACCCTGGGCGGCCCGTTGTTCACCGTGCTCCAGAACATCCAGGTCTATGTTGAGGAGAACGGCGACTTCGACGGCAACCTTACCCAGGAGCAGTCGGACTTCCTCAAGTCCCAGCTGCCGCTGCTGGACGACGCCCGCAAGGGGCTGATCGACGAGACCGCCCGCAACGGCATGCTGCAGAACCGGGTCGAGCAGGCGGCCGGCATCCTCAAGGAGCGCGAGAGCGGTATGGAGGTGAT is a window of Caulobacter sp. NIBR2454 DNA encoding:
- the flgK gene encoding flagellar hook-associated protein FlgK encodes the protein MSLNTVLSAATSGLMAAQTGLRVVSDNVANINTPGYTRKVVTQENRISAGMGIGVDVTAVKRVADRFLQAASLRATADAASASVAADTLDTAQALFGDPSSPTSFFAQLDDIFSAFSAAADDPSSALRRSSAISAMEDFLGEAGRIGASLANLGKTTDSRIAANVDRVNDLLKEIDSLNRDIQSVKMTGGDSTGSENVQSKLVDELASLMNIKVSPRDNGGVDVRTTEGVVLAGSVLAKLSYHRSDSGNSYITSETVGVPNSSTRFTLTGGEIHGLLSLRNVELGGLSDQLGEMVSRAAEQINNASNASAAVPPPATLTGKNTGFGADINSAMAGFTGITNVAITDANGVIQRQVQIDFDNDTMTIDGGAVVGFTDASFAADLDGALAGFGTASFAGGKMTIAATNPGDGVALVDDAINPSNKIGRGFSAFFGLNDLIRADGMASYETGLTGTSDHGFTAGEQLTFRLTDENNQLIRDVTVTVPAGGTMDDLLTEMNAQGTGLGGQGAFTLNQYGEIVFTPKQSGVTLSVISDATQRGPGGPTMSQFFGLGAAERGNRGTRYFVDPAIVKDPARLPFAQLNLAAAAGESSLVIGDGRGALLLAKAGDAAGHFSAAGGMGSTTGSLSAFFSEVSGSIARKADTAASRQTSAESVKLEADARRQSVEGVNLDEELISMTTYQQAYNASSRLIQAAKEMMDQLINLVN
- a CDS encoding flagellar hook protein FlgE yields the protein MSINSAMLAGVSGLVANSSALAAISDNIANVNTVGYKRTTANFSSLVTSNSKASTYSAGGLKAITHKYVRQEGNHMGTSSNLDLAISGSGFFVTTSKSEGNLPTDQRLFTRAGAFVIDDLGYLRNDAGLYLQGWIADNLTGEIVTDPSDLSQLSTINVSGTGGTAEATTRVAISANLSNQQEVATWGEDPDGDGVYTEFYDDTLRNQMAEWKATNGASGLEPDFEINIPVSDSQGSQRNITMGFMRTGNPNEWVVEVYGDPSVIDDGDANVGKIAAGTITFNPDGTIQVGDGSLDGLFPAAPAAPTISIGASSDTAGPGAPTWRTNLGISAQDIQIDLFTAPGGLTQFSSLSEAQNISANGTPFGVLADVQIDKQGYVTAIYENGTIRRLAQVAIATFSNPDALISMNGNAYQVSQESGTYTLKAPGAGGAGEIDPSTLEASTVDLSTEFTGLITTQRAYSAASKIITTADEMLEQLLNIKR
- a CDS encoding flagellar hook-length control protein FliK; the protein is MTEAVSAAAAGAATAAPQGGGQATSAGAGFDLLLALMAQVGTAAGGMDGEGASADGKTPVLAEDAGAELLGSQTDAAAVMMGALLAPQLTTTVQAQTPVDAALVDAAAPTILGAPPVAEELPETSVAKTVGEAVAEETVAAAPQGAASTEDTAQVSAPSTAANANAAAAPAPAQKAATPADTDQTAKAVAASAQAAAHKTAASSHPQTQVDAASSPEAPTGEAADASVTILGRREAAAPASETALEPAKDAKPVAKTATPSAQVAQPDIVDAAEPVAQPVATQASASEDVATATASQPTAVAQQAAVASAAPRAPAAPQAGESLRSRRFDTENTQTAGAVRDSAPMAAKAAGAAKGAPAAQQDPFAITADPSSAPQSQGELAVAEALDPMEPASADTATGTTSAAASTTTSETARIEAAAVRGSPETVAQLSAQIAKKLENKITRFDIALDPVDLGKVNVKLEIDRDGRVTAAMSFEKPQAASELRARSSELREALEKAGFDLAQEALTFDLADQGGSSNAWAQQQTFGDDRQTGWNGRAFQAALNADDEPPITNSALDWRASRASGVDVRI
- a CDS encoding flagellar hook assembly protein FlgD; this translates as MVDAVSGSTIAGRQQNSRNTLASSQETFLALLTTQLKNQDPLAPVDSTQFVTQTVQMVGVEQQLMTNDLLTALVGMNDGGLNESASLLGKTVIAENATQKIGDDGKATWSYDLAGDAKYTKLEIVNSAGNIVKTIEPEGAAANKKGSHSYTWDGVLSVADDGTKTYAKKGAAYTIRVKATSATGGAVETSTDLTGVATSVAIEGGQSVLTINGLKIPLSSVIGVTNPKPPADDDATT